A window from Leptospira meyeri encodes these proteins:
- the trpS gene encoding tryptophan--tRNA ligase: protein MRVLTGLQPSGKLHLGNYFSAIKKILDYQSKEELFLFIANLHALTTFRSKEELKNFTLECAIDLLALGVDPKKTVFWVQSDVPEVTELTWYLSQSITVSQLQLAHSFKDKVAKGFVPGAGLFTYPVLMASDILLFSAEKVPVGKDQKQHLEFARDIAERFNTQFGSVLTIPEPDIDENTATVPGVDGAKMSKSYKNTIDFFGTEKEIKKKVMSIVSDSKAVEEPKDPETSVIFQIHSLFLSPSEKESQIEKYKRGGAGYGDLKKDLLDSILTHFVSFRSKREELAQNLDYVHQVLKEGKEKAQTVAQAKIIDVRKTLGIYPF, encoded by the coding sequence ATGAGAGTCCTTACTGGATTACAACCATCTGGCAAACTTCATTTAGGTAATTATTTTTCTGCGATTAAAAAAATTTTAGACTACCAATCCAAAGAAGAATTATTTCTTTTCATTGCAAACTTACATGCACTCACAACCTTCCGATCCAAAGAAGAATTAAAGAATTTCACCTTAGAGTGCGCAATTGACTTACTAGCATTAGGTGTCGATCCTAAAAAAACAGTTTTCTGGGTTCAAAGTGATGTTCCCGAAGTCACAGAACTCACTTGGTATTTATCTCAATCCATCACCGTCTCTCAATTGCAATTGGCACATTCTTTTAAAGATAAAGTAGCAAAAGGTTTTGTCCCTGGAGCCGGACTTTTTACTTATCCAGTACTAATGGCAAGTGACATCTTACTTTTTTCTGCAGAAAAAGTTCCCGTTGGCAAAGATCAAAAACAACATTTAGAATTTGCTCGTGACATTGCCGAAAGATTTAATACACAATTTGGTTCGGTTTTGACCATCCCTGAACCGGATATTGATGAAAATACGGCGACAGTTCCAGGTGTGGACGGGGCAAAGATGTCGAAGTCTTACAAAAACACGATCGACTTCTTTGGGACAGAAAAAGAAATCAAAAAGAAAGTAATGTCGATTGTGAGTGATTCGAAGGCCGTAGAGGAACCAAAGGATCCAGAAACTTCTGTGATCTTTCAAATCCATTCTCTTTTTCTTTCTCCTTCCGAGAAAGAATCACAAATTGAAAAATACAAACGTGGTGGGGCTGGATACGGAGATCTCAAAAAAGATCTTTTGGATTCCATCTTAACTCACTTTGTTTCTTTCCGGTCCAAACGTGAAGAACTAGCACAAAACTTGGATTATGTGCACCAAGTCCTCAAAGAAGGAAAAGAAAAAGCGCAAACGGTCGCCCAGGCAAAAATCATAGACGTTCGGAAAACTCTCGGTATTTATCCTTTTTAA
- the rsmA gene encoding 16S rRNA (adenine(1518)-N(6)/adenine(1519)-N(6))-dimethyltransferase RsmA, translated as MKSPYATISNIQTYFEAKGIRAQKKFGQNFLIDQNIVDFIVKSAEPLLTNDISLAEIGIGLGTLTYPVLSLDKKTYLFEIDHAYIQLAKDEILPKFPKALLFEGDALKNLFHIYQEAVFVFGNLPYHLTTEIINTLVIHCRNFRGGIFMVQKEFAERLVKETSSLSVFLSAFCDVKYLKTVHKNCFFPIPKIHSALILLSPKKESKENQWKLKNETEVELWSRMLRTLFWGKRKQIQVSLRESPFSEDPDFREALGKAIQDAEIPPTARPEELNREQFLTLGQHLLDHLSK; from the coding sequence TTGAAATCCCCTTACGCGACTATCTCCAACATCCAGACCTATTTTGAAGCCAAAGGAATTCGAGCCCAAAAGAAATTTGGGCAAAACTTCCTCATTGACCAGAACATAGTCGATTTTATCGTAAAATCCGCAGAACCTTTGTTAACTAATGATATTTCCTTAGCAGAAATTGGAATTGGCCTCGGGACTCTCACTTATCCCGTTCTCAGCTTGGACAAAAAAACCTATCTATTCGAAATCGATCATGCTTATATCCAATTGGCTAAAGACGAAATTTTACCAAAGTTTCCAAAAGCTTTGTTATTTGAGGGAGATGCATTAAAAAATCTCTTTCATATTTACCAAGAAGCGGTTTTTGTATTTGGGAACTTGCCCTACCACCTAACTACGGAGATTATCAATACCCTTGTCATCCACTGTCGCAATTTTCGAGGGGGAATTTTTATGGTACAAAAGGAATTTGCCGAACGCCTTGTCAAAGAAACCTCGTCTTTATCTGTTTTTCTCTCTGCATTTTGCGATGTGAAATATCTAAAGACAGTTCATAAAAATTGTTTTTTCCCCATTCCCAAAATCCATTCCGCCCTGATCCTACTTTCTCCCAAAAAGGAATCGAAAGAAAACCAATGGAAACTCAAAAACGAAACGGAGGTAGAGCTCTGGTCGAGAATGCTTCGCACTTTATTTTGGGGAAAACGAAAACAGATTCAGGTAAGCCTAAGAGAATCGCCTTTTTCGGAGGACCCAGACTTTCGTGAGGCATTGGGAAAAGCCATCCAAGACGCAGAAATCCCACCCACAGCAAGACCTGAGGAATTGAACCGTGAACAATTTCTGACCCTGGGTCAACATTTACTTGACCATTTGTCAAAATGA
- a CDS encoding ComEC/Rec2 family competence protein, whose amino-acid sequence MKPETYLLPRADFGWFSLGICGTAFLMKLGTKTPGFHSLLVFTFLALFLLYSVLPRLTSHQSDKRIYLCFFASFLFLFLADFQGQTHKRITNPFFRSHLENQIKQSPLSKFESRIVMGFVTGSTKEIPVDFKDLAKESGILHLFAASGLHLGIFVGSIQFFGNLCFPKRKWISLFLSLSLGFIYLAALDFPVSFLRAYLFVFLTLTASLFYRKIGPADLLLISSACIAFFLFYDFLSIGFLLSFGAVFGIFFIKPNLDKLIFPDSKSFLKENLHLTIACSLCSFPILVYYFRSFSFGGIGINFLLVPMAGILLPTLYMTLFVQSLVPSFLLEPLTSWIWVPTSFELSIFLKLFHFFSEYGRGYKTWMNVPKDLFALSVFLILCIPFYSKLRFLNRPILRFCFYILPSLFFGFSYFYPTQPFLPKFITKLGKGNLSIRFEDHLYLFGTCYSKKLTEPSPGFPPPKSISFESESCLPGVLSQIKNHQITDVFWHGTSHSENWIRQFQLPIKLKNQKILGAEMNPVFSIIRFDGNPKGVEQFLKQTREADRSKTNPDWKGVLLLDFPPWKKKEANEWIQYQKLLGISTAWKMILVEETFEIPLRDYLQHPDLF is encoded by the coding sequence ATGAAGCCGGAGACTTACTTACTCCCCAGAGCCGATTTTGGTTGGTTCTCACTTGGAATCTGCGGAACTGCCTTCCTCATGAAACTGGGAACAAAAACTCCCGGGTTTCATTCTCTCTTAGTCTTTACGTTTCTCGCCCTCTTCCTCCTTTATTCAGTCCTTCCGAGATTGACTTCACACCAAAGTGACAAAAGAATTTACCTTTGTTTCTTTGCCTCCTTTCTCTTTTTGTTTCTTGCTGACTTTCAAGGACAAACACACAAAAGAATCACAAATCCCTTTTTTCGTTCTCATTTAGAAAATCAGATCAAACAATCCCCTCTCAGTAAATTTGAATCACGTATCGTCATGGGTTTTGTGACTGGATCCACAAAGGAAATTCCGGTCGATTTTAAAGATCTGGCGAAAGAATCAGGCATCTTACACTTGTTTGCTGCCTCAGGCCTTCATTTGGGGATTTTTGTTGGTTCCATACAGTTTTTTGGAAATCTATGCTTTCCAAAACGTAAATGGATTTCTTTATTCCTATCGTTAAGTCTGGGATTTATCTATTTGGCTGCTCTGGATTTTCCAGTATCATTTTTACGAGCCTACCTATTTGTTTTTTTGACTCTCACAGCTTCTTTGTTCTACAGAAAAATTGGACCTGCCGATTTACTCCTCATTTCCTCCGCTTGCATTGCATTTTTTCTATTTTATGATTTTTTAAGCATTGGATTTTTGTTATCCTTTGGAGCGGTCTTTGGAATTTTTTTTATAAAACCAAATCTCGATAAACTTATATTTCCTGATTCAAAATCCTTTCTTAAAGAGAATCTTCATCTAACAATTGCTTGTTCACTTTGTAGTTTTCCCATTCTTGTCTATTATTTTCGCTCTTTTTCTTTTGGAGGGATTGGAATTAACTTTTTATTGGTTCCAATGGCAGGAATTCTTTTGCCAACACTTTATATGACTTTATTTGTACAAAGCCTTGTTCCCAGTTTTTTATTAGAACCACTTACATCTTGGATTTGGGTTCCAACCTCATTTGAACTCTCTATTTTTCTAAAATTATTTCATTTTTTTTCTGAATATGGCCGGGGATATAAAACGTGGATGAACGTTCCTAAAGATCTTTTTGCCCTTTCCGTATTTCTCATTCTATGCATTCCCTTTTATTCCAAACTTCGATTTTTAAACCGACCCATTTTAAGATTTTGTTTTTATATTCTTCCAAGTTTGTTTTTCGGATTTTCTTACTTTTACCCCACACAACCCTTTCTCCCAAAATTCATAACAAAACTTGGAAAAGGAAATCTTTCCATTCGTTTCGAAGATCATTTATATCTGTTTGGAACTTGTTATTCTAAAAAATTGACGGAACCGTCACCTGGATTTCCTCCACCAAAATCCATTTCTTTTGAATCAGAGTCTTGTTTGCCTGGAGTTCTTTCTCAAATCAAAAACCACCAAATAACGGACGTTTTTTGGCATGGAACATCCCATTCAGAAAATTGGATCCGTCAATTCCAACTTCCTATCAAACTAAAAAACCAAAAAATTTTAGGTGCGGAGATGAACCCAGTTTTTTCCATCATTCGTTTTGATGGGAATCCCAAGGGTGTAGAACAGTTTTTAAAACAAACGAGAGAAGCGGACCGATCCAAAACCAACCCAGATTGGAAAGGTGTTTTACTTTTGGATTTCCCCCCTTGGAAAAAAAAGGAAGCGAATGAATGGATCCAATACCAAAAACTACTTGGGATTTCTACTGCTTGGAAAATGATACTCGTTGAGGAAACTTTTGAAATCCCCTTACGCGACTATCTCCAACATCCAGACCTATTTTGA